The genomic region ACCTTTGATCATTGCCATGAGCTCAAAAGCCTCCGACGTGCTGCTTATGCGGTCCCCATGAAAGTTGAACTTGAAACGGTAAACATATTCTATGCCTTTTACAAGTGGTTTGAGGTTAAACTTGGCTTCAAGTGGTGCCATGACAAGCAAGTAAGAAGTGAGCTTTTGACCGTGCATAGACTTGGTTTCAACTCAGTAAATCTCCCTTCAAATATCTCCAGCTTCGTTAATCTGGCAGCATCGAATCCATTCATTTCTACACTACTTGATTCAATGTATAATACCAAACATTGCAAACAAGAAAGCCTAGGTAGAATTGCAACTGGCAGCTCCTTTAAACTTTGAGTACATAAATTAAGATATGTCAGATTTGATAACATTTCCAAACCTTTAGGTACCTTTTCAATAGCTGTACGACCAAggttgatgcggtcgttgagagtaccaaaaataacctattccctgtaaaataataaaaataatagaaaaagaacagtaaaggggaagtagggtcgaatcctcagggaccggattatacgaatgcttgtttctcgaaatcctgggcagaatcatgcccaagaaaacctgcgttcctggaaaaaataaaaaaacagaatttaaaaattgattttggaagcgaaaataaaataaaaacagaatttaaagtttactgaaattatgattactaaaataataaaaataataaagagagttttaagtgaaaagaaattcttatgggaaagttccagcctccggttgtctcattccgccttgggctcaatccttggcatccttctcaactcaagtaagccagttgacgcctacgaccaccaactccaaagattagacttatgatttttagggaacctgactctagccagtaatctatgctagatcaacgcttctcaatggcgaatcccacgccattttgtctctttggctcgccaacctctgacgcagtaagttaacgaaccgactatgcaatccttccaaaacatacaaagcggccgcctttgcatatgctgaaaagcttacttcttaagggccatggacgaaAGCGTCAGCCCGTaatgcggagaaacgatgaatacttggcgagaaggctaagtacggattctaggcctcaagaaccctttttggggaaatattgacaacttttggctagaagggttttagtggctcatgataatggtggaaaagaaaataaaattatagaaaaagaaattttattaaaagaaaaaaatatggaaagaacaaaagacttttagGGGGaaagtgtttacagaaaaagatgctCCCAAATaaagtcacttcaccccctatttatagtgctagggagatagtctaattgaacttaaattctaaaaagataaatacatttaattaaagataaacaaagataattaaaatcctaataattatcttaaaattaattattctaatagaataaaataaaatagagtcttccaaaataaaatcttttctatttgcttttaagtccttgtgccttccatgttcgcacttttggcaccatatttgtcccacgttgcatattggcccatttaatctccaaattgacgctttttctcttgaatttacttttcgcctccaatttagtccctaaaagataaaaagacataaatagctcaaattagtaggctcaagctcaaaataaacacatgattaatatataaaaacacgtcattttagagtattatcaaattctcccctacttagcccatgcttgccctcaagtatggttcctatcgaCTGTGAAAGCTAGATTCTGCCATAAAAGAAAtaccactccaaagtttcataaaaattagttaaaaatgcatatgaaaaataaagagacctctaagcttgctttaagtaaaacagaaaaagtattccaattaattcacacaaaaattaagatcgacttgagtTATGCTAGTTAGGTAAATTACCAAACCTACTAAGACACCTTAATTATTTCCTCCTTTAGTCCTTGAAGTGCAACTTTCTTagtacttttttttcttttttttttcttttttttttaaattttattattatttatttacttaggaatatattaaaccttttgacgcgaagagagatgacaacccaagcaccccaccccgTTACTCATTAACATActcctaaaattatttatttccggttagcggagttttacccaacacgtcacacaaccttttgacgcgaaatagaatgacaacccaagcaccctaccacAGTTACTCGATCGATCCACGATTTGAGCTATACTCATAACCTCGGCTAGCGGAGTTTTACTtgtcacgtcacacaaccttttgacgcaagtagaatgacaacccaagcaccttacCCCTTACTCATCGATCCACGATCTAAGTCAGTACTCATAACCatggaaaacatttattaaaaattaaacgatatttaaaattcttgagaactcggaaagaaaaaatttaagtgtcaaaaataagtttcaataatcacctaatagccatgaacattaattaagcatgcaatcattttaagtgttcactttatattaaacttgatcaattttacgaaaagcaagatagaattaaccttattaatcacaattatttttagcctaataaaaataaaacagtaGAGATGGCATCAATTATGGGAAAAATCATAACTTCCTTAGAAGGTAAGAATCATGCTTGTAGGTCAAACAGTAGGCAATTCCTGGTaaaatcttgggcatgaaaagcagcaggatattcttaaaataaatggGCGTAAACGAAAGCGTAAAACAAAGAACAACAATAATATGACAGCAAAAATAGCAGATAATAACAACGAAGAATGCCTCCCCcccacttaaaacacatagttctcgatgtgaaagtaaaaggaaaacaaataggtggagaaaaaaaagtttagaaaaactCCCCATGTAGTTACCGTCGGTTGGCGCACacggtggagaagaagatggcgAAGCGACAAGAGGTGGAGAAGGGGTGGGTGACGTGTACAACGGCGGTTCGGCTTCGGCGAAGCAGCCTGAGCTTGGTTCTGGTGCTGTGGCTATGCTTTTGTCTTGTTTTTGCACACTTTTTCAATGTGTCCAAGCTGTTTGCAACCTCTACACTGAATGTCTGGTCTGTACCAGCAGTATTTTTCAAGGTGAGTAGTCTTCTTTCAATGAGCACAAGGTGGAAACTTCTTTTTAGCAGCATCATTCTtccctttctctttcttttctaaCCAAGGCTTATTGACTTTGTAACTTGAGCTTGAGCTTGAGCTTTCTCTACACCTGGCCTGAAAAGCTCCCTCAGAGTGCTTTTCCATTCTGTTTGCTTTTCTTTGCTCTTGTGCATAGAGAGCATCTATCAACTCTGTCAAGGGAATGGTTGATAGGTCCCTCGAGTCTTCCAAAGAAGAGATTTTTGATTCATACTTCTCTGGTAAGGTTGTTATGACTTTCTCAACCACCCTTTGGTCACTAAACTCATCTCCAAGCAGTCTTATGTTGTTTACTGTGGCCATAATCCTGCCAGCATACTGCTTGATGGTCTTTGAGTCCTTCATTCTCAGATTCTCAAAGTCCCTCCTTAAGTTGATCAGTTGTTGCTGTCTGGTCTTGTCTGACCCTTGAAACTCCTCCTTGAGTTTGTCCCAGGCCTACTTTGGAATGTCACAAGCCATTATCCTTGTGAAGATGACATCTGAAACTCCACTCTGAAGACACGACATGGCCTTGTACTTTTTGGCAGTGTCCTCACTATGCTGCCTGATTTGAGCTATGGTCGGATTAGTTTTCAAGGGAGGTGGCTCTGTGTCATTTAGAACAACATTCCACAGGTCATGTGCCTACAGATATGTCTTCATTTTTACAGCCCAAATGTTGTAGTTTTCACCAACAAAAACAGGTGGTGATGGTGGTGAAAAACTCATCTTTGCAGCAACCAAACAAGCCAACAAAAAACAGctcttgcttcttttctttcaAACACTTGTCACTCACAAACAAAACACAACCAAGGCCCTCAAAGATAATAGGCTCTTGATACCATTTGTTGGGTTTTTCACACAGGAAGAAAAACAGAACTAATTTACCCGGATaaaatatgaagctcttgttgaGGCTAGAGCAACAAAGCAAtaattttggataaaatatgtgtTAAGTTTCAACCAAATGATCAATGAAAACAAAGCAAACAAATTTTctgtttgaaagctcaaaaacaGAAAACAGAACTCAGAAGTTGAAGGAGAAAAAACATTAGTTGACTTCTTCTCATTCATCAAAatgtttaaagataaaatgtacaTATATTAAACTATTACATTGAAAGAGCAATAAATTTTCTGAAAAGtaacttgcacaaaaacagttcaATAGTAACCTGCTGATAGTCTAAAGCTACTTAGTCCTTGACTCAATTTAAACAgacaaaaaaaaagttgtcagAACAAATATAGGTCAACTGGTACAAAAATATACTTCATCCAGATAACATATGGTACTTTTGCATGTTGCTGTATTTCACCCGGGTAACTTACATATGCTGTTTGTTGCCACCTTTTAACAATATCGTCTTATATAAATCTAACAATCTCCCTTAAAAATTTTGgtatcattttaaaaattttaactgtaaatttaagtattttaaaatatCTAATGCTTTTAAGAATTTTTATATCCATTAGaaatatgaaaatattgataagatTGTTATAAAATCAAGTGAAATACCATAGCTGCAACAAAATAGGTGAAACAAAAGCTATAACAGGTAAGATTGTTGTGATAGGGAACTCAAATGAGGTGAAGTGAGATTTGAAATTCCCTCAAAACCCATAGCTGAAACAAGTGATGAACTCAGATTATTCTCAAATAGCCTTCATCTTTTTAAATGAAAGACAAGCTTACCTGACAAAAGTTGCAAAGCGTCTGATTTTACCAATTTGCTGCCAGTAATATTTAAAGCCTAAAGAACAGAAAAGCGATTCAAATCAGATAATTAATAGGAAAATTATTCAAAATTAGCTACTGTGGAAGACGATGTTACCTCTCCCTTTTTCTACAACATAAATTCTTCAATTGTTGGTTAAAGATGAGAGAAGTTTCAACCaatgttgaagataaaagaggtgATCTGCTTCAGTTGAAATTTGGTTCAATGATTGCAGGTCAGTGCGGGAATCTTTTAAGCTTCCCACCACCATGATGAAACAAAGATTCGGTTATATTAATAGAGAGTtgacatttttattttaaattttctattatgcttaaattatttttataccatcaataattatttttgaaaaaaaatattttacatatataaataatatacgCAGCAGATGATAAGATTGAAGACTTACTCATTTTAATTGTGCATTGTTGAACTTGAATCTAAATGTTCAAGGACCTAAAGCTATCACTTTAAGAGTCGATCACTATTCACTATTCTATTTGAACGATTTAATGAACgatgttataaaaatattatgaaaattatttgaattaattaatattattataaaatagttaatATTATGTAAACTAGAATATACTGAAAACTTCAACTCTTCCCCATGCTTTCACACAGCTAAATTTTCATTGAAAAGATCAATAAAAGATATGATATTTCTTCAGAGATTATTTTTTCACTCAGGAAAATATATTAGTATATTCAACCATATACGTTGACCTCCAACAATCACATGGGGATCATTGACAGTTTCAACGTTCCAATTCGATACTTCATAACTAAGCTagattaaaaaagaaaatacTTTCAACATTAAGCTTTTACAAATCATTTTACCACTCTCTTTTTCTCTAATTCAATCCTCCATTGTTGAGTTTCTTTCACAACCATGTCTATTGCTGGTGGAGAAACTGCACTTTCAGTCTTTCTGGAGTTTTTCGCTAAGCTGGCTTCTTATGATCAGATCCTCAACTTCGTCACTCAAAAGCAGGTCAACCAGGAACTCAAACAGTGGCAAAAGATATTGCCAAGTATTCAAGCAGTGCTCAATGATGCAGAGGAGAAGCAAATGGAAGACCCCAATGTGAAGATCTGGTTGACTCAGCTCCAAAACTTGGGTTACGATGTGGGTgatgttttgaatgaatttgaaaTCGAGGCTTTACAACGAAAGTTGCATGAAGATGAAGCCAGCACAAGTAAGGCACAAAAACCCAATGCTTCTTGGTTTACTAGTTTCATTAATTCAAGAGCTTTTACGTTTAATAAGAGGATGATTTCCAAATTACAAGAGATCACTGATGAACTAAATGGTTTGGCAAGAGAGACACACAGATTGGGTTTGAGACAGATTGATGAAACTGCAATGTCTAAAAGAGTTAAAGTAAGCCTGCAATTTATGTCTTTGGTGGATGAATCTCATGTTTATGGTAGGGAAAAGGAGAAGGCTGATATACTTGAATTGCTATTCTGCAATAATGGGAACGGCAATGGAGCTTCTTTGATCCACATTTTTGGGGATGGTGGGATCGGCAAGACAGCTCTCGTTCAATTCGTTTATTGCAATGATGATGTAAAGAAGGCCTTCCATCACAGGTTCTGGATACGTGTTTCAAAAGATTTCGATGTCACTCTGGTGACGAAGACAATTTTGCAGTCCATCTCTGATGTGCGTTGTATAGTTCCTTCTTTGGATAATCTTCAGGCCTTGTTGAAGGATAAGTTGTTCGGCAGACGCTTTTTGCTCGTGTTAGACAATATTCGGGACGAGAATTACGATGATTTGGCCCTCTTGTTAAAGCCTTTTTCTGTCGGAACAAAAGTTATTTTGACAACAAGGAATTGCGGTGTTGTTTCTTCAGTTGTTAGTAGTGCTAAAGCTTACTTGTTGGAGAAGTTATCACATAATGATTGTCTCTCTGTGTTTACTCATCATGCATTGAAAGCAAGTGATTTTAGCGGGCATCAAGAGTTGGAAACATTTGGGGAAAACATAGTGAAAAAGTGCAATGGCTTACCTTTGGCAGCTAAAGTCATTGGTTGCTTGCTTGGCACTCATTCGGAGTATGGTGTATGGAAATATGTATCAGAGAGTGAGATATGGGATTTACAGCAAGAGCAATGCGGAGTTATTCCAGCTTTGTTATTGAGCTATCATCATCTTCCGTCGAATTTGAAGCGTTGCTTTGCATATTGCTCTTTACTGCCTAAAGATTACGAGTTTGAGAAGGAAGAGATCACCTTGTTATGGAAAGCAGAAGGCTTTCTACAACAAGCGGACTCGAAAGCTCACATTGAAGATCTTGGTAGCAGATACTTTCAAGATCTAGTGTCAAGATCGTTTTTCCAGACTTCAGTTCGGGATAAATACCAGTATGTAATGCATGATCTAATCAATGATCTAGCTCAATTGGTCTCAGGAGAAATATGCTTGAAATTGGAGGATGATAAACAACCGAAAATTCCAAAGGGCACTCGACATTCATCTTATGTTCGTGGCTCATACGACGGAGTGGAGAAGTTTGCAGTGTTTGATCACATGAAACGCTTGCGAGCCTTTCTACCATTTATGATGCCAAAAGATGGAACTTGTTATATAACCAACACCGTGCTCGTTGATTTGTTGCCGAAGCTTCGATGCTTAAGGGTGCTTTCTTTAAAAGGTTACGGCATCACCGTGTTACCGGACATATTTGAAAATTTGGTACAGTTACGCTACCTAAATTTCTCACACACTTTAATCAAAAGTTTGCCTGCTTCAATATGCACCCTTTACAATTTAGAAACCTTAATATTAAAGGAGAGTTTGTTAGAGTGGTTACCCTCAGACATAGAACGCCTAGTAAACTTGAATCATATTGATATCAGCGGTGTAAAGATGAAAGCAATGCCCTATGGTATAGGTAAATTGACCGATCTTCGAAGGCTGTCGGATTTTATTTTGGGAGCAGGTGATGGATATCGAATACGAGAGTTGAAGAATTTACATCTTAAGGGTGATCTTTCTCTTTCTGGGTTGGAGAATGTTGTCGAAGCTCGAGATGCATTGGAAGCTAAGTTAATTGACAAGCCAGGCCTTGATGCATTAAGGCTAATGTGGAGCAGTATTTTTGGCAGTAGCATAAGAGATAAAGTAGTTGAAGAAGAGGTGTTGAACATGCTTGAAACTTACCGGGATCTTAAAGTGCTCGTCATACAGAACTATGGGGGTACGAAGTTTCCGAATTGGATTGCAGATTCTTCGTTCAAAAACTTGTGGTCTTTGGATCTCAACAACTGCAGAAACTGCAAATTCTTGCCATCAATCGGAAGCCTGCCACTACTGAAGGATCTTTGTATAAGGGGAATGCATACGGTGACTAAAGTTGGCATCGAGTTCTATGGAGAGAACCACTCAAATGCATTCGTGTCATTGGAGACGTTATGCTTTAAGGATATGTCAAATTGGAAGGAATGGGACATCGATGAGCATGCTGCGAAATTTCCCTGCCTACGCGAGTTTTGCATCGTAAACTGTCCTCAATTGTCAGGAAGGTTTCCAAGCTCTCTCCATTCCTTAGAGACACTTGTAATTCGTCGATGTACAAAATTGATCGTTTCAGTTTCGAACCTCCCTCAGCTGCATGACTTAGAAATAGATGGGTGTGAAGAGTTGGTGCTTCGAGATGATGCAAACTTGCCACCATTGAGAAAAGTCTCTCTTTCAAATGTTTCAAAATTGAGAAAAGTCTCTCTTTCAAATGTTTCAAAGTTTTCTCCCCTAACTGAGAGGCTAGTGTCAGGCCTAACCAACCTGGATCATCTGAGGATTAGTAATTGTAATGAGTTGGCGTCCTTGTCATGGAAGCAGTTCAGTTCGGTCAGGCATTTGAGGTCTCTCCGTAGCCTGGAAATGTCGAGTTTTCCACTACTTGAGGTTGAAGTACAGCAGTTGCAACTTGAGAAGGTCTGCACAATTGAATCTTTGACAATAGGAAACTGTGAAAAGCTTCAGAGGCTACCGCAAGACTTGCATTTCCTCAAATTTCTAACTGAGATGCAAATCAAAGGGTGTCCATGCATAGTTTCTTTTTCGAAGAACAACTTGTCCCCAGCTTTAAAGAAGTTAGTGATTCAAAGTTGCACGAATTTGCGGTGTTTGGTGGATCAAGGAGAAAATTTCAACATCGATAACACATTTCTTCTTGAGCACTTGGAAATTATGGATTGTCCATCTCTAGTATCTTTATCATTGCCCATTAGGCTTCAAATTCTCATAGTTTCATATTGCTCAAAGCTTGCCTCCTTATCATCAAGTGGTGAGTTACCTGTGGGGCTTAAACAACTAGTGATAAAGGACTGCCTTGCATTGGAATCCATTGTGCACACAATCCATGAAACATCTTCTCTTGAACTTCTTGATATCTGGCATTGCAGAAACATTAAAGCTTTACCTCAAGGATTAAACAAGCTCGACCATGTTGAGAAGATCAATATTTTGCAGTGTCAAAGTCTGGTTTCTTTGACAGCAAGTGGCTTGCCGGCCCGAAAACTCAAGTCGCTTTGTATTATGGACTGTCAAGGTTTAGGAGACCTTCCCAACATGCCGAACCTCACTGCTCTGAAGGAACTGTCCCTGTCATATTGCTCACCTGACTTGCCATTTCCAAAAGAGGGTCTTCCTACAACTTTAACATCACTTTCAGTCACAGGGCCTAAACTTTGTCGCACACTGCTTGAATGGGGACTGCATAGACTCACTTCTCTTAAAAAACTCTCAATTGACGGTGAAGAATGTCCACATGTGGTGACATTTCCACCAGAGGGATGCGTGCTGCCTCCCACTCTAAATACCATCACCATAAGCGGATTTGGAAACCTGAAAAGCTTATCCACAACGGGGTTTCGAAATGTGGACTCTCTTCGAGAATTGTGGGTACTCGATTGCCCTGAACTTGAATCTCTTCCGGAAAAAGAAGTGCTTGTTTCGGTTTGGAAATTATATATTTGGAGGTGTCATGTAACACTACTAGCCCAGTTCATAATGAATGATGGAGCAGAGTGGTTGAAGATATCTCACATTCCTGATGTTATTGTTGATCGTCAAAGCATCATCCCAAAGGCAACTTGGGTTCAGTACTGATTATTTCGTTAATCCTGCCTCTACCTGCAAGTTGGGGATCTTAGCATGTTCTTTTAATGATGTATTGCATTTTTCCAATGTAAACCAGCAGGGAAGAGTCACGAATCACACGTGGGTTGCGTACTAGAGTTCAACGTGGTGTAAAAGTGTTCATATATTTTCAACTTATGAGACATTTTAAGGTGGACAAAACAGCGAAGATTAATGAGTTGAAGCAGACAATTCCTAATAGAAACCTTTGGGCAAAAATGAGCTGAAGCAGACGATGGCTTGTATGAAAGTTTGACATCAATTTTTTTTGTATCGCTGATATCTTGATAATGACTAGAAACCTTCCAATGCTATCGAAGCTTGTCTTAGATTGCTGTGAGGACAGCATGATGCAGGAACTCCTAAACTCATCAATAAAACAATgccttaattatattttaaataaatcatAATGTGTAATGAATTAATAAAGAAATATTTTGTAAAGGTGCATTCCAATTTAAGTTTAGCAAGCAGTGTGAACATGAACCCACCATCATATGCAGGGAATAGATGGAATTTTGGAGCCTCTGTGCTGCTTGAAAGACTCTTGGTGCTGTGTATTGGGTattacatgaaataaaaaacCAATCCTTCCTCCTATTTTCATTCTTTTATAATTGACTTGAGTCTTACTAAGGGGCAATCTTAAAAGGAGAGATAAGCAAACATCTTAGATTATCTCCAATTTGTAAGATGAGAAAATACAACCAAACAACGAAATGATGCAAACTAAAATCAAGATGAAATCTTGAATTGCAACATCAACATTCCAACCAGATTAAAATCAAATCGAAGTTCATTATCAAGTGCAAAGGCTTCATCAGTTCTCAAACAAAATACAGCCAGGGTCGCAGAACCTCCTTAGCCTTGGAATAGTCCCACTCTACTGATTCCCACCATTCCCTTGGAGATATGCTGATATCTTCGGAAGGAATTGATTGGTTAGTGTCTCGGAAATGAGGTAGATAAAGAGGCATCCTTTTTAGCTTCATACATTCCCTTACTTCAATATCCCAAAGAGAGTCGCATACCACTGCCCTATTGGAACTGCATATGCTCTTCAACTCTGGTAAGTAGGCCAAAACTAACTCTTGTAATTTGGGAAGACTGAATCTCGTGCGAGTGTTTATTCCTTTTCCCTTGTGCCTTTCTTCCTCTTCCTCTGATGATATTATTTCCTCCATTTGCACACAATGACAAACCACCAGCTTCTTCAGGTTTTGGAGGTCATGTGCTAGCTTACATGGGAACAGCTGCTTCATGTTCGGGCATCCGTTAATCACAAATGATTCAAGATTGGAAAAGATGCCTGGCATTGGCAGTGAACTCGATGTAGAAACAACAGATGCTTCTTCTGCTACTTTAACAAGCATATGAAGGTTATCCAAATTTTCAAGCCACAATAGCTCAAGGTTCTGAAATGAGTTGCATGGTTGAGATGTGGAGGACAGGTCAAGCAGGGATTCTATCCCTCTACAATGGTGAATCGAACAGAACCCCAACTTATTTGTTTGTTGGAAGAAGGGCATATCACTTAAGCTTCTGATATCGGGGCACTCAAAAATTCTAAGACACTTAACATCACTTGGGAGCTCTACCGGATCTTCTCTTCCTATTGGACACCCGCTTAATATCACGACTCTCTTGCGTGGAAGAAATGGAGGCTCCTGCTCCTGCACATCCACGAGCTGCACTCCATACCCCCTTTGCTTCAAGCTCTCTACAAATGTGGCAGGATCCCTTTCCATCTCACAAACCACTTCCAGCTTTTTCTCCCCCCAAGTTAAGGAGACAGTTTTCACACCTTCACCAACCAATAATGCAAAACCTTTAAATGGCATGCTCAGACTATGAAACTCAATTtcttatataataattattactTTGCATGAGGTAACGATCTGATTAACCATTAGTGTTTCTCCTGCCATTGTACCACTTTTTAACGCCTAAAACCAGCACAAACTTATATATTATCCATtttattaatacataaaaattatatatttcacGTTGATCTTAATTTAAATTATTCCCATTAATTATATATAgttattttatgtaattaattAGATGTGCAAAGTATTTACTCaaaacttttattatttattacctaattttataaatttatatattattttaaataactaAATAATTACCTAGAAACTTCTAACTGGAGCAAAATTAGTTTAGGAGGTTAAAAATGAATTACAAatttttaggaattttaaaaGTGTAAATTTGCATTTATATTATCATGTAAATTCCAAAATATTGAAAGCTCTAAAAAGTGATTTTTGACCATTTATGTTATCGTTCCCTACCCAAAAAAGAAAAAGCTAGAAACtctagaaaaagaagaaaaacaacaAAATGTGGGAAGAGAGATAAAGGTTTATCCAAAAGAAGACTTAATCCTCAATTTGTTTTCCCAATTACATATGTTTTcctatttgaatttttattttctcGGATTATTACTTTAACTATAATTCTGGTATCTAGCTTAGTCTTTTTTTTTAACTGTATTAA from Gossypium arboreum isolate Shixiya-1 chromosome 1, ASM2569848v2, whole genome shotgun sequence harbors:
- the LOC108481686 gene encoding putative disease resistance RPP13-like protein 1, whose translation is MSIAGGETALSVFLEFFAKLASYDQILNFVTQKQVNQELKQWQKILPSIQAVLNDAEEKQMEDPNVKIWLTQLQNLGYDVGDVLNEFEIEALQRKLHEDEASTSKAQKPNASWFTSFINSRAFTFNKRMISKLQEITDELNGLARETHRLGLRQIDETAMSKRVKVSLQFMSLVDESHVYGREKEKADILELLFCNNGNGNGASLIHIFGDGGIGKTALVQFVYCNDDVKKAFHHRFWIRVSKDFDVTLVTKTILQSISDVRCIVPSLDNLQALLKDKLFGRRFLLVLDNIRDENYDDLALLLKPFSVGTKVILTTRNCGVVSSVVSSAKAYLLEKLSHNDCLSVFTHHALKASDFSGHQELETFGENIVKKCNGLPLAAKVIGCLLGTHSEYGVWKYVSESEIWDLQQEQCGVIPALLLSYHHLPSNLKRCFAYCSLLPKDYEFEKEEITLLWKAEGFLQQADSKAHIEDLGSRYFQDLVSRSFFQTSVRDKYQYVMHDLINDLAQLVSGEICLKLEDDKQPKIPKGTRHSSYVRGSYDGVEKFAVFDHMKRLRAFLPFMMPKDGTCYITNTVLVDLLPKLRCLRVLSLKGYGITVLPDIFENLVQLRYLNFSHTLIKSLPASICTLYNLETLILKESLLEWLPSDIERLVNLNHIDISGVKMKAMPYGIGKLTDLRRLSDFILGAGDGYRIRELKNLHLKGDLSLSGLENVVEARDALEAKLIDKPGLDALRLMWSSIFGSSIRDKVVEEEVLNMLETYRDLKVLVIQNYGGTKFPNWIADSSFKNLWSLDLNNCRNCKFLPSIGSLPLLKDLCIRGMHTVTKVGIEFYGENHSNAFVSLETLCFKDMSNWKEWDIDEHAAKFPCLREFCIVNCPQLSGRFPSSLHSLETLVIRRCTKLIVSVSNLPQLHDLEIDGCEELVLRDDANLPPLRKVSLSNVSKLRKVSLSNVSKFSPLTERLVSGLTNLDHLRISNCNELASLSWKQFSSVRHLRSLRSLEMSSFPLLEVEVQQLQLEKVCTIESLTIGNCEKLQRLPQDLHFLKFLTEMQIKGCPCIVSFSKNNLSPALKKLVIQSCTNLRCLVDQGENFNIDNTFLLEHLEIMDCPSLVSLSLPIRLQILIVSYCSKLASLSSSGELPVGLKQLVIKDCLALESIVHTIHETSSLELLDIWHCRNIKALPQGLNKLDHVEKINILQCQSLVSLTASGLPARKLKSLCIMDCQGLGDLPNMPNLTALKELSLSYCSPDLPFPKEGLPTTLTSLSVTGPKLCRTLLEWGLHRLTSLKKLSIDGEECPHVVTFPPEGCVLPPTLNTITISGFGNLKSLSTTGFRNVDSLRELWVLDCPELESLPEKEVLVSVWKLYIWRCHVTLLAQFIMNDGAEWLKISHIPDVIVDRQSIIPKATWVQY